Genomic window (Psilocybe cubensis strain MGC-MH-2018 chromosome 1, whole genome shotgun sequence):
CCTCGACATGTTTCGGTATTAAGGACAAAACGGCATCCGGTACAAGCTTATCAGAAAGTACGAGATCAGCCAACTGCGTGAGAGCAGTATGGGTGGCGATGGTGAGGAGAGAAGGATGTCCAGGTCCGGAGCCAACCAATAATATGCGCCCATGTTTTGGGAAAGATTTGAAATGTAGCGAAGGCATCTGGGCTTGAGGGGCGCCGAGAATGTTAGCAGCGCCACTCAGCGACATGGTGTTTTGGTTCGCCGTAAGAACATCTTTCATATCCACTTCCGACATTGATGCGAGCTTGGAGATTGGCCAATACTCGCTGACCTGTGCCACCCATTtgattcttcttctcctAGTTTCTGCAGCGTTCTCTGTGTTGTTTCGCGAAGGCACAGGTCGATTGGGAGTCAGAACACCGCCATCTTCTGCCAGTTCTTCTTCGTCAATGTCTTCGTCGACAGGGATAGATATGTCTTCATTGGGCGGAAGTGGTGCATCGCCTTTCGCCATCGCCCGCATCTGACCGACTTGCTCGACAGCGGCCCCAACCTCGCGCGGAAGTTTTGCCACAATTTCTCGTCGGAGGCGAGCAGCGAGCCGGCACCCCTGACCGTTGGTTGTTACGCCAATTTGCAGCGACGTTTTCTGCCCTGTTTCATAATGCTCGAATCGATGTGTGGAGGTGAATGAAAAGTCGCAAAGGTCTATCATGTCTGTAGTGTTGACAGGTATATTGCGGGCCTTAAATACACGGTAAATCGTCTGGGCAGAAGCATGATTGCGGGTGTGGTTCGTGGATAAAGTGTCTGTGACGATGGCGAGAGCTACATTGGGAATCGTCTCCAGAAATGCATCAAGAATGTCTCCGTAATTGCTGGCTTCcgatgaacttgaacttggcaGGTCATCCCAATCAACGATTCGAAGCTGCTTTTGTTGAGCCCTCCACTTTAGCTCCTCGCAGGCGGAGTTGACTCCACCTCTGGCCAAAATAATGACAGAGGAATCTGCCTCTAGAGCGGCGAATGCTCTCGTGGCAGCAAGGCTGCCCGAACCCAGTATTACAACTGTTTTGTTTGGCAGTCTAAACGATAGAATGAGAGCTGCCCCTCTTTTGGGTGTGGGGTAAGATGGTTGCATGGTTATGGCGGTCGAGATGAAAGCCTGAGATGCTGCTGAGGATCCTTTTTTCGCGCCATAATGTTGCTTGTGCGAACTTGAAAAAACCTTTCGTGCTGATGAGCAATTGCCGCTGTCTAGCATGGCACACGTGACTGAGTATACGTATTTGGTAACTATTCCTATATTTGGACTTCAGTCTCCAGCCTTGCTGGACCTTTTGCTGACCCGGAGCCGCAAATGCTGGTCGACCACGATACAGTACGTTCAGTCTTTGGAGATGCTTTAACAGGCTGAAAATCTCAATGTATAGTTTCTCAAAAATCTTACTGCTCTCTttgaagcaaagaaagagcATGGGTCGATTTGGCTAACCCATAAACGATGTACGCACCCATTATTTCCGGGAGTCTCATTCATAGTGGCCTGACTTTCCTATAGTAATCCATGATGGAGAGGATACTGCTATGAAGCATGAGGATGGGGATTCGGACACTCGAGAATACCCATGCCTCGTCCGGGTCAGCGATGGCAAGTCTACCAAGTTTTCCACCAAAGTAAGTCAGTTTCGGACATTTGAACTCACATTAGTCTGATCTGTGGCTCTAGGTAGAACCCGGAGAACTGTTCAAGTTCCAAGCATACTATGGAAATCTGCTAAAGTCATCTATGAGTACCCTTCGTAAGCGCGACAAGAAAAGGGAGAAGCTCCGCTCAGAAGAGGCTGCGAAACGCAAGAAGGCGATGACAGAGCCCATAGTTCTGGATGGTCCcaagagagggaaagggaggAGAACGCACCAACGGAAGGTCAGAGCTCTCTTGAAGCAGCAGGAATCGCAGCGAAAGCACCaggaaagagaagaggaggccAAGAAAAAGGTGCAATTGGCGTAGGGTATGCGGACTCCATTTGGCACCTTGATTCATTCGCTCATCGCCTGTGTTCTTTACTCAGATTTACTTTGAGTAGACGTTTTTTGCGTGTAATCTACACTGAGTATGGAATCGATTTTGCCGATGAAACTGTACATCAGGATCGAAACAACTTTTCGTTGTATATCTCATCTGAAGCGATGCATCACATTCATATCCAAATATCAATGCATCCCCTTTTCTCATGGCATATAACCGCTATTGGATCTATCCTAGAGTCCCAAAAAGTGTGTATCGATTGAAAAATACTGCCAGTACTGGAAATGCTACTGATTTTTTGAGCCGCTACACGAATTATAGATAATCCAATGTGCCAATGTCAAATTGGGGTTACACATCACTAATGCTCGACTGTAGCAAGCGATTTGTATGAGCTTACTGAGATGCTATAGGTCCGAACAGGGAGGATCAGGTTTGTGTGTTTGAGGGACGGGAATATCTTACTTGATTGGAACGTGTGGAGGTGAGTTCATTCTCCCAACGATAATTCGTCCAAGTCTTTCTCAGTGGCACCCTCATCCATCTTTGTTCCTGTGGCCATGGTCAGCCTTTACTTATTGGTACTGTCAATCGCTCGGATTCGCTCCACGAAAGCAACGAGTGCGCAATATAGATCGATCGCAAGACAAGATGATACCGTTATGGGTATTCAAATTCAACAGTCACAGTCTTTCTGGGCTATTTCTTATTCTTCATCTAGTGTCGGGTGTGGTGGGCCATATGAAGTTGATGCTATTCTGCACTACGCCCTGCAAAGCGATACTAAACTCAACGAAACATCTATATTCTAGTGGCAATCGGGTAAGACTAAACGAGGCAAGGGCAGGATGCCAAATTGTGTCCACTCAGCTATTAAGTACGGACCGCTTGCAAGGGGCCCTTAAGTCAAAATCAAGTTTTCAGCCTACTTGAAGCGTGTGATCACTTGTTAGACCCTCAACCTAACATTCGCAACTTGCTCAAGCTAACGTCGCTCTCATTGCTGATTCTCTCCTAAACCATGGTCGCGGTCACGTGGGAGCAATATTGGACGCGTATCGAACGCGTAGAGTAAGGCCGCTTGAATTCAAGAAATTGAACTAAAAAGACACAACGCGAGGTTTATGACAGTGTGTCTATGTGATTTAAGAAAATATAGTTATTATAATAGCAAAGCTACCCACTGGAGGTCAGATTCGGATAAGGTTGGGCTATTGTTCTGAACTGCCAATGCCCTTGGAAAGATTGCGGAAAGGGGAAATACTACTAAGCAAACTTAAATGAGCTGAATTCCTCTGCAGAACATAGTGCCCCTACTGTCAGCCGACCACCGTCGGAAAATCTTCTTGCATTGTAAACTTCATGGGACGTTCAAGTTGTATCTTGGCAATTGAGTCCGATTGTATGTTCTCGTGAGCGTGGAAATATATTAATTGGTTACGAACGATTTTCAACGGAATGACTATTAGTATATATCCCCCGTAGCAGACGATCATGCCATAGAGATACCATGTCGCTTTTTAGGTTAAATAATTTGTTGCGATTTATGTGAAATTTATTTTCGTCTACCTTCTAAATATAGTAGTTTATTCAATATCCTTCACGTATTTGGCCAAAACGTAAATAAGTTTTCCATATTTGGCCATGAATTATTTAACACTGCATGTGGTGATTTTGATACTGCCGCACCAGTCACTCCTATCGACCGAAATCCACCTCCTGTTCAAGAAATACCGCTCTCTTTGTTAAATCTACTACCCAAATCCACGCCGCCATGAGCCTGGCACCAGTGCCAGACGAAGCGTATGCTCAAATCGCAAATGAGACCAGAGGTCACTATCTCGTTGGGATGGACCCACTCGAATTCTTAGACAACTTTCTTCCCTGGAACGAGAACACACCAACACATTATCAACAACAAGTTGTAAGCGAAACTAGAGAAAACAACCTCAAATCTGTACCGCCAGTCAAGGGCGCAAGGCATCCAGAACGTTCTATGTATAAGCACTATGTAAGACCTTTGTCTGATAACGAAGGCTATACTAAAACTTATTTGCCAGGTCGACGCTTTGGATGACTGGGTCAATGGAATTGACAACAGTCAGAAATTGCGGTTTGCGCACTTCAAAAAGCCCGATGTTGATTGCGCGTCATTGAATGTGGGCGTGTCTACGTATTGGCAGTCCGATTTTCCATCTGTACCTTCGAAGGGTTCATGCGCATTTTCTCTTCAACAAACACACGAGGAATTTAGAGTAGATCACACGTACGACGCATTTTCTCATGTTAACGACGAAAAACCGAACACCGAGAACCCCAACGAGAACGCTACTGGTGACCAAGATCCTTCCAACTCTGCTAGTGCTGAAGACGCCTCCCAAAAGAGTGCCAAGGAGGCAAACAAGCCCGCTAGTTCTCTCGACGTTGTCGATAAAATTGCAGGAGATGCTGAAACCTTCAACGAAGATCTCGGTGATGTTTCTGAAGAGAGTGCTGAACACGCGCCGCCAAAGGATTCTCATCACGACCACGTTAACAATGAACTACTAAAGAACAAATACCCGTTCATGGACGTTATTGGTTATTGGGATTCTTCCATTTCTACTAGCAGTGCTAATAGCACCGGAAATGGGGCCGGGAATGCAGACAAGCCTGCTAACTCTCTCAGCGTTGTCAACAAAAAAGGTGATTCTGAAAGCTCTGAAGAGGGTGCTAAACACGCCCCGTCAAAGGATTCTCAGCACGAGTTGAAAGAGGATGCCAAACAGCCTACTGTGGTCGAAACCGCGGACACCTCCAAGCAATCTGCGAGTTCTCGCGCTCTGGTCTCCGAAGTTGAGAAAGACACACAGCGTGCGATCCGTACGCGTGGTCAAATTGCCGCCTATGCTGGTGTAGCGATGTCTATGTCGTTCAGGTCccatttcttttccttgttGATTCTGGGGGAATTCGCGCGGTTCATACGATGGGACCGTCGAGGCGCCGTCGTTAGCACCCGATTCAACTACGTCAAACGACCTAGTTTGATCTTTGGGTTCTACCTTCGCTTTGGACAACTGTCACTCCGCCAACGGGGATTCGATACCAATGCCGTTCGGGTTCCGAGCCAAACGCTTCCTGAGGATGTGGCGAGTGCTTTTGATAATTATTACGAGCGGTCCTGGCATGAAGGTGCGAAATTCAGTCATCACAAGGACAATTTGGACGGCAGGCCTCGAAGACGGGCGAAAGAGTCAAAATTTCATCGCGTCACTGTCAATGATTCTACTATAAATCAAACCGAATCATTTTTTGTCCCAGCACCTGTATACAGGCCTAGTGTCATCAACCCTTTCACCCGCGGCTCTAGACGATCACTGGCCTATTTAGATCATCCAGACAAGACAGAGAGAAAAATGTGCTTCATGAAGGATTCGTGGCAGGAGGATTCGGCGCGGACAGCGCCTGAAGCTGATATATATCGCAGACTTCACGAACACGGAGTTCCGAATATTGCGTCCATGCGCCTTGGCGACGACGTTGCTGATATGCAGACTGAGACGCAGGAATGGTGGGGCAGTCTCAACCATAGTGGACGATTCAAGCgttttggatttggatatATGGTTTGCCATCGTCTTGTGCTCAATACCGTTGCTCGAGATTTGTCGACGTTCACTTGGTGCAAGGTTCTCCTTTCATGTCTTGcggatgttgttgatggtaTGTTCTTTTCTGGTTAACCTTGTAGATTTGTACTTACTGTTACGCTCCAGCCGCTCAAGCAGCCTTCAAGGCAGGCATTTTACACAGAGACATTAGCGCGAGTAATATTATGATCGTGATGGATAAGGAGACAAAGGAATGGAGAGGAGTTCTCATTGACTGGGATATGTGTTTGCTTCTTGAGAAGCGTGAAAAGCATTTGCAAAAAACAGTTAGTATTTGTTGCATTTATTCGTTCTAGATCATAATGACGACATGAATAGGGTACTTGGGGTTTTATTTCTGCGAGGATTTTGCAGGCGCGTTCCTCTGAGCCCGTCACGCACTCCCTCGGGGATGATATGGAGTCCATCTTTTGGGTTCTCGTATACCAAGTCCTCCGGTATACTCGTCATAGAGATAGCCCTTGCCAACTATACCACAAGATGGATAGGCTCTTTAACGATTCAGTCACAACCGAAAACAACGAGGTTATCGGAGGGTCTGTAAAACGTGTCACCATTTTGGACTGTTCCGTCGGAAACGTCGACAAAGCCTTGGGCAATTTCCAGGTGACTGACCTGGTTGATGTCTTCACCGTTATCTGTGAACAGTTTCAATCCCGTTACCCCCATGGCCCCAGAAAAGGCAGAATGCGTGAATTCTTGAAAATTCAGCCCACCGCTGCTACTATTCCAACTGTTCAAGTTGATTGGGATAGCCCAGACGAGAAGTG
Coding sequences:
- a CDS encoding putative uroporphyrinogen-III C-methyltransferase, translating into MLDSGNCSSARKVFSSSHKQHYGAKKGSSAASQAFISTAITMQPSYPTPKRGAALILSFRLPNKTVVILGSGSLAATRAFAALEADSSVIILARGGVNSACEELKWRAQQKQLRIVDWDDLPSSSSSEASNYGDILDAFLETIPNVALAIVTDTLSTNHTRNHASAQTIYRVFKARNIPVNTTDMIDLCDFSFTSTHRFEHYETGQKTSLQIGVTTNGQGCRLAARLRREIVAKLPREVGAAVEQVGQMRAMAKGDAPLPPNEDISIPVDEDIDEEELAEDGGVLTPNRPVPSRNNTENAAETRRRRIKWVAQVSEYWPISKLASMSEVDMKDVLTANQNTMSLSGAANILGAPQAQMPSLHFKSFPKHGRILLVGSGPGHPSLLTIATHTALTQLADLVLSDKLVPDAVLSLIPKHVEVRIARKFPGNAEGAQIEMMEAAVEAAKRGLTVVRLKQGDPVVYGRAGEEVLYFRSHGFEPLVVPGVSSALAAPTFAGIPVTQRGVAESFIVCTGVGRKGKEVQLPGYERGRTLVVLMGVARLQQVVNTLVDTTDAENRRDGPAYPPHLPIAIIERASMPDQRVISSTLKDIVRALDSNGEQRPPGMMVIGWAVLALSGPGDVGVLEEGAELDDEARVRRWLGGPESLSWKVKEGIETGWDSV
- a CDS encoding Signal recognition particle 14 kDa protein, with the protein product MKHEDGDSDTREYPCLVRVSDGKSTKFSTKVEPGELFKFQAYYGNLLKSSMSTLRKRDKKREKLRSEEAAKRKKAMTEPIVLDGPKRGKGRRTHQRKVRALLKQQESQRKHQEREEEAKKKVQLA